A portion of the Enterobacter sp. SA187 genome contains these proteins:
- a CDS encoding head-tail connector protein: protein MLTKEQVKTHCRIDADSTAEDIWIETSIKAAALYVQKWTRRRLYENAADPLYLLDPDALLYGEDIEMAMLMLIAHWYANREAVITSGTSSTVDLAVESLLQPYRIYGV from the coding sequence ATGCTGACCAAAGAGCAGGTTAAAACACACTGCCGGATCGACGCCGACAGCACCGCAGAAGATATCTGGATCGAAACCAGCATCAAAGCGGCCGCCCTTTACGTTCAGAAGTGGACCCGACGCCGTCTTTACGAAAATGCAGCTGATCCACTGTACCTGCTTGACCCGGATGCGCTGCTTTACGGCGAAGATATCGAAATGGCCATGCTGATGCTTATCGCGCACTGGTACGCGAACCGGGAAGCGGTCATCACCAGTGGCACCTCTTCAACCGTTGATCTGGCCGTTGAATCGTTGCTTCAACCGTACCGCATTTATGGTGTCTGA
- a CDS encoding DUF7210 family protein, with protein sequence MKLIAIKPIYFEGKVLTEGNEFETLEQHGRDLLASGYAQEPGEKKPDPDKEQKPKGNGKAK encoded by the coding sequence ATGAAGCTGATTGCTATCAAGCCCATCTACTTTGAAGGCAAAGTGCTTACTGAAGGCAACGAGTTTGAGACTCTGGAGCAACACGGCCGCGACCTACTGGCCAGCGGTTACGCTCAGGAGCCTGGCGAGAAGAAGCCGGATCCGGATAAAGAGCAAAAGCCGAAAGGGAATGGCAAGGCCAAATAA
- a CDS encoding phage major capsid protein: protein MSDVNEILKKVSASIEEATGKFNAKAEEALKEAKKNGQLSAETKDTVDKMAVEFNALKEAEKTLKAALGELEQQVAQMPLANAATVIETVGQTVISSEALKAFAASVEGGKRVSVPVNAALISTDVASGVVEPQRLPGIDTAPKQRLFIRDLIAPGRTSAPAIFWVQQTGFTNAAKVVPEGTAKPYSDIQFATQITPVTTIAHMFKASKQILDDFAQLQSTIDAEMRYGLKYVEEQEILFGDGTGAHLKGIVPQASAYDAAFTVEQQNGIDDLRLAMLQAQLARFPASGHVLHFIDWAKIELTKDTLGRYILANPAALTGPTLWGLPVVATEAAAFQGKFLTGAFNAAAQLFDREDANVVISTENADDFEKNMISIRCEERLALAVKRPEAFIYGSFTAPAAGGGA from the coding sequence ATGTCTGATGTAAATGAGATCCTGAAGAAAGTTAGCGCCAGCATTGAAGAGGCGACCGGCAAATTCAATGCAAAGGCAGAAGAGGCGCTAAAAGAAGCAAAGAAAAACGGCCAGCTGTCAGCGGAAACCAAAGACACCGTCGATAAAATGGCAGTGGAATTTAATGCCCTGAAAGAGGCTGAAAAAACGCTGAAGGCGGCGCTCGGCGAACTGGAGCAGCAGGTTGCTCAGATGCCGCTGGCGAATGCTGCAACGGTGATCGAGACCGTCGGCCAGACCGTAATCAGCAGCGAAGCACTAAAAGCGTTCGCGGCAAGCGTGGAAGGCGGTAAGCGCGTCAGCGTGCCGGTAAATGCTGCGCTGATCTCCACTGACGTGGCAAGCGGAGTGGTTGAGCCGCAGCGCCTGCCAGGCATTGATACCGCGCCGAAGCAGCGACTCTTCATCCGGGATCTGATTGCGCCGGGCCGCACCTCTGCACCGGCCATCTTCTGGGTGCAGCAGACTGGCTTCACTAATGCGGCGAAGGTTGTGCCTGAAGGTACCGCCAAGCCGTACAGCGATATCCAGTTCGCCACGCAGATCACTCCTGTAACCACCATCGCGCACATGTTCAAAGCGTCCAAGCAGATCCTGGATGACTTTGCGCAACTGCAGTCCACTATCGACGCTGAGATGCGTTATGGCCTGAAATACGTCGAAGAGCAGGAAATTCTCTTCGGTGACGGTACCGGCGCGCACCTGAAAGGCATCGTGCCGCAGGCTTCTGCATACGATGCAGCCTTCACGGTTGAGCAGCAGAACGGTATTGACGATCTGCGTCTGGCCATGCTGCAGGCGCAGCTGGCGCGCTTCCCGGCTTCCGGCCACGTCCTGCACTTCATCGACTGGGCGAAGATTGAACTCACCAAAGACACGCTGGGCCGCTACATCCTGGCGAACCCGGCGGCACTGACCGGTCCTACCCTGTGGGGCCTGCCGGTTGTGGCCACTGAGGCCGCAGCATTCCAGGGCAAGTTCCTGACCGGTGCGTTTAACGCAGCGGCACAGCTGTTCGATCGTGAAGATGCCAACGTGGTTATCTCCACCGAGAACGCCGACGACTTCGAGAAAAATATGATCTCGATTCGTTGCGAAGAGCGCCTGGCGCTGGCCGTGAAACGTCCGGAAGCGTTTATCTACGGTTCCTTCACCGCGCCTGCTGCTGGCGGCGGTGCGTAA
- a CDS encoding head maturation protease, ClpP-related — MTIKSLPAAPEGRPFAREKPDLPAAAMERWNGGIRAAREGDNSISIFDVIGADYWGEGVTASRIAGALRSLGGADVTVNINSPGGDMFEGLAIYNLLREYEGKVTVKVLGLAASAASIIAMAGDDVQIGRGAFLMIHNCWVYAMGNRHDLAQIAADMEPFDKAMSDIYQARSGLDADTVDRMMDGETYIGGSDAVAKGFADSLLSADEIADDDDSPAAALRKLDALLAKTDTPRSERRKLLKALSGSKPGAAANPDGTPSAATIENETIDRLEAALSGLKAAAQ, encoded by the coding sequence ACCTGATCTGCCAGCTGCGGCAATGGAGCGCTGGAATGGTGGCATTCGCGCCGCCCGCGAAGGTGACAACAGCATTTCTATCTTCGACGTGATCGGCGCTGATTACTGGGGCGAGGGCGTGACCGCCAGCCGCATTGCAGGGGCGCTTCGTTCGCTCGGAGGCGCTGACGTGACGGTCAATATCAACAGCCCTGGCGGCGACATGTTCGAGGGGCTGGCCATATACAACCTGCTGCGCGAGTACGAAGGCAAAGTAACCGTGAAGGTGCTTGGCCTAGCTGCATCTGCGGCATCGATTATCGCGATGGCTGGCGACGACGTGCAGATTGGCCGCGGCGCGTTCCTGATGATCCACAACTGCTGGGTCTATGCAATGGGCAACCGTCACGACCTGGCGCAGATCGCCGCTGACATGGAGCCATTTGATAAAGCGATGAGCGATATCTACCAGGCGCGAAGCGGTCTTGATGCCGACACCGTCGACAGGATGATGGACGGCGAAACCTATATCGGCGGCAGTGACGCGGTGGCGAAGGGATTTGCTGACAGTCTGCTCTCAGCTGACGAGATAGCTGACGATGACGACAGCCCGGCGGCGGCCCTGCGCAAACTCGATGCGCTGCTGGCTAAAACCGATACGCCGCGTTCTGAGCGTCGAAAACTTCTTAAAGCACTATCCGGAAGCAAGCCAGGCGCTGCTGCCAACCCTGACGGTACGCCGAGCGCTGCCACCATCGAAAACGAAACTATTGACCGACTGGAAGCCGCACTCAGCGGCCTGAAAGCGGCTGCCCAGTAA